The genomic stretch GTCGTCACTAACTTTATTCTCTTCTAAAAAAAGGGAGTTTTTTTCAATTTTTGTAAAGTGAAATACATCAGCAATTTCTTCAGCTTCAATTTCATTTATTGGAATGATTTGTTGAATGAAATTTATTAATGAAGATTTATTTTTATCCATATTTCAAATTGCATCTAATGTATTTATAAACGGCAACTGCGTTCAGTTATTAAAAAAATACCACCAATTCAAAAAAAGAACTAATGGTGTTTACAATATACAAATAATTATGTATTAATAATTCAAATCAAAACTTTTATATCTGTCAGACACTTTCAGAAGTGTCAGACAGTTTAGTTGATTTAAATTATCTGACATCTAGGAAAATGTACTGACAATATTTGGAATATAATTTTTACTTTTCAGACAATTAGCTTAGTTGAATTATCTGGTATTTATGAAAGCATCTGATAATAAGATTTTCAGAATATAAATTTTAGCTTTTCCTCTGGAATCATTTGATAAGATTCTTCTAAAAAATTATCTTTATCAAAATCTATAAATTGATTTGCTAGTTCTTTGTTGCATAATGTTCCGTTTCTAAGTTTAGCATAATCTTGAAAAGAGCAAAATTCCCAATCTTCTAATTTGCTTACCAAACCTGCTTTTAATGGGTTTTGATGAATGTAGTAAAAACACGTATCAGCATAATTTGCATCTCCATCTTCCAAACTTTTAGCTATTGTCTTTGGCTTAAAAAGTGCATTTTCTCTTTTCTCTTGAACATTCACACCTTTTGCATAACTACTTAAAACAATTCGGAAAGCATTTGAAAGTCTATTCATGATTAAACTTCCAATTCTAATTTCTTCTACTGAATATTCAGTTGTGGAAATCAAAAAGTGAAAATGATTAGGCATCAAGCAGTAATTTATTATCTCACAACAAGGTGCTACATGTTTTCGAACAAATCTCAAGAAATACAAATAGTTTTCTCTATTGAAAAATAACTGATGTTTGTTATTTCCTCTATTGTAAATATGATAAAGTTGTTCAGATTGAAGATACATTTTTGTAGTTGTATTTGTTTATGTAATTGTCTGACACCTATGAAGGTGTACTGACAATCTAAAATTTTGTTTGAACTGTCAGACACTTTCAGAAGTGTCAGACAGTTCTGTATTCAAAATCAATAATTCAAATTACTCCCTAGCCATTTTTCTACTTCTTCTACTGACATATTTTTACGTTTTGCATAATCCTCTATTTGGTCTTTGCTGATTCTGCCTACTCCAAAATAAATAGATTCTGGGTGGGAGAAATACAAGCCTGAAACGGAAGCCGTCGGTAGCATCGCAAGGCTCTCGGTGAGTTCTATGCCTGTGTTGTCGGTGGCTTTCAAGAGGTCGAAGAGGAGCGTTTTTTCGGTGTGGTCTGGGTTGGCAGGATAACCGGGGGCAGGACGAATTCCTACATATTTTTCTCTTATGATGTCCTCATCACTTAGATTTTCGTTTTTAGCGTAGCCCCAAAGCTGTGTACGGACTTGCTTGTGCATCAGTTCGGCAAAGGCTTCGGCTAGTCTATCGGCTAAGGCTTGTAGCATAATCTTGCTATAATCGTCGTTTTTAGCTTCAAACTGTTTGAGTTTTTTCTCAATGCCTACGCCTGTCGTAACAGCAAAAAGACCTAAGTAATCTTTC from Bernardetia sp. encodes the following:
- a CDS encoding transposase; the encoded protein is MYLQSEQLYHIYNRGNNKHQLFFNRENYLYFLRFVRKHVAPCCEIINYCLMPNHFHFLISTTEYSVEEIRIGSLIMNRLSNAFRIVLSSYAKGVNVQEKRENALFKPKTIAKSLEDGDANYADTCFYYIHQNPLKAGLVSKLEDWEFCSFQDYAKLRNGTLCNKELANQFIDFDKDNFLEESYQMIPEEKLKFIF